A DNA window from Rhipicephalus sanguineus isolate Rsan-2018 chromosome 8, BIME_Rsan_1.4, whole genome shotgun sequence contains the following coding sequences:
- the LOC119402158 gene encoding DNA repair protein RAD51 homolog 4 encodes MTILRVGLCPELTAPVVDKLRSCGVRTVIEYLSCEREALAERSGLAYGDVIRLRRSLQATYAPKFRTGVELYERLLESTAMFSTGSANVDNAVGGGVYTGRITEIVGAGNSGKTQLCHSLAANVAIASHFGVLYVDALSCFSPERLRQIVTRASRGSDVRTETALSKVRHVAACDLLEVVQVVDQVQESLCSARNKDEFLTNVKMIIVDSLAAVASPVLTGDHYVGGLSLLAHLCNALQHLVARFRMAIVVTNDFVTGEGGVMKPALGRYWEDVPSVSLELNLLSDLFDCGETRELRVVKSPDAGVLGKVVRFRIAPKGITTAAVNS; translated from the coding sequence ATGACGATACTGCGCGTCGGACTCTGCCCGGAGTTGACGGCTCCCGTGGTCGACAAGCTACGGTCGTGCGGCGTGAGGACCGTTATCGAATACCTCTCGTGTGAACGCGAAGCGCTGGCCGAGCGCTCAGGCCTCGCCTATGGGGACGTGATCCGACTTCGCCGTTCGTTACAGGCGACCTACGCTCCCAAGTTTCGCACGGGGGTCGAACTGTACGAGCGGCTACTGGAGAGCACAGCCATGTTCAGCACGGGTAGCGCGAACGTCGACAATGCCGTGGGCGGCGGCGTGTACACCGGACGCATCACCGAGATCGTAGGCGCCGGCAACAGCGGTAAGACTCAGTTGTGCCACAGTCTAGCCGCTAACGTCGCCATCGCCAGTCACTTCGGCGTTCTCTACGTGGACGCCCTGAGCTGTTTCTCGCCCGAGAGGCTGCGCCAGATCGTGACGCGCGCCTCgcgcggaagtgacgtcagaacCGAAACTGCCCTCTCCAAGGTGAGGCACGTCGCTGCGTGCGACTTGCTGGAGGTGGTTCAGGTCGTGGACCAAGTGCAGGAATCGCTGTGCTCGGCTCGAAACAAGGACGAATTCTTGACGAACGTCAAAATGATCATAGTCGATTCCCTGGCGGCCGTCGCTTCTCCCGTTTTGACGGGAGACCATTACGTGGGCGGTTTGTCGCTACTGGCGCACCTCTGCAACGCGTTACAGCACCTGGTGGCGAGGTTTAGGATGGCTATTGTGGTCACCAACGACTTCGTCACCGGTGAAGGCGGCGTCATGAAACCGGCCCTGGGTCGCTATTGGGAGGACGTGCCCTCCGTATCGCTGGAGCTGAACTTGCTAAGTGACCTGTTTGACTGTGGCGAAACGCGAGAACTGAGGGTGGTGAAGAGCCCGGACGCCGGCGTTCTGGGCAAGGTGGTGAGGTTCAGGATCGCCCCCAAGGGAATCACAACTGCAGCCGTGAACTCCTGA